Proteins from a single region of Aureibacter tunicatorum:
- a CDS encoding response regulator transcription factor, translating into MNKTKLLIVEDDPNLGDILNEYLTVKGYDTTLKTDGEAGFQAFFSENDFDLCLFDVMLPKKDGFTLAQEIRKQNTEVPIIFLTAKSMKEDTIKGLKLGADDYLTKPFNMEELLLRIAALLKRSKKQESSSVETAEFKIGDFEFNTDTQELTVLGEKRKLTSKESELLKMLCQNLNSTLDRSIALKAIWHDDSYFNARSMDVYIAKLRKYLKEDEKVKIMTIHGQGFKLIEIK; encoded by the coding sequence ATGAATAAAACGAAATTGCTCATAGTAGAAGATGATCCCAATTTAGGTGACATTCTCAACGAATACCTTACGGTAAAAGGTTACGACACCACATTGAAAACAGATGGAGAGGCTGGCTTTCAAGCATTTTTCAGCGAAAATGACTTTGATCTCTGCCTCTTTGATGTAATGCTTCCGAAAAAAGACGGCTTTACTTTAGCTCAAGAAATTCGAAAACAAAACACTGAAGTGCCAATCATCTTTCTAACCGCCAAGTCTATGAAAGAAGATACAATCAAGGGCCTGAAGCTAGGAGCCGATGATTACTTGACCAAACCCTTTAATATGGAAGAGCTATTGCTTAGAATCGCAGCGCTTCTCAAAAGGTCGAAAAAGCAAGAATCTTCCAGCGTGGAAACTGCTGAATTCAAAATTGGAGACTTTGAGTTCAACACTGATACTCAGGAATTGACAGTGCTTGGGGAAAAAAGAAAGCTCACTTCCAAAGAATCCGAGCTTCTGAAAATGCTATGCCAAAACCTCAACAGCACGCTTGACAGAAGCATCGCTCTCAAAGCCATATGGCATGATGATAGCTACTTCAATGCAAGAAGTATGGATGTTTATATCGCTAAGTTGAGAAAATACTTAAAAGAGGATGAAAAAGTAAAAATCATGACTATTCATGGTCAAGGATTCAAGCTTATCGAAATCAAATAA
- a CDS encoding 1-(5-phosphoribosyl)-5-[(5-phosphoribosylamino)methylideneamino] imidazole-4-carboxamide isomerase, protein MIEIIPSVAILNGKVVRLTKGDYNNFKTYEDSPVDLATRYLDCGVKTIHLVDLNGAVNDEPQNDNIIEILKAFVPVDINFTGGIHTDGAISKAFECGANSVTIGEAAIEKNKLFSGWLMSYGREKVWLAADCIDGMIHTRGWQKNTNVNIIEHIRYFYDRGLKFAKITDIARDGVLEGPNFELYQKIVELFPDLRVYASGGVRSMDDIQQLEDIGVKGVIIGKALHEGKLNLKEIQSFCK, encoded by the coding sequence ATGATAGAGATTATTCCTTCAGTAGCGATATTAAATGGTAAAGTAGTAAGACTAACCAAAGGTGATTATAATAACTTTAAAACATACGAAGATAGTCCTGTAGACTTAGCAACACGCTATTTGGACTGCGGAGTAAAAACTATACACCTGGTAGATCTTAATGGCGCTGTCAATGACGAACCACAAAATGACAATATCATTGAAATTTTGAAAGCGTTTGTTCCTGTGGATATTAACTTTACAGGAGGTATTCATACAGACGGGGCCATAAGCAAAGCCTTTGAATGCGGAGCTAACTCTGTGACAATCGGGGAAGCGGCCATTGAAAAAAACAAGTTGTTCAGCGGTTGGCTTATGTCATACGGTAGAGAAAAAGTATGGCTTGCAGCTGACTGCATTGATGGAATGATCCACACCAGAGGCTGGCAAAAAAACACGAATGTAAATATTATCGAACACATTCGTTATTTTTACGATAGAGGTCTTAAATTCGCTAAAATCACTGATATAGCTAGAGATGGCGTTTTGGAAGGTCCTAATTTCGAGTTATACCAAAAAATAGTCGAGCTGTTCCCTGATTTGAGAGTATATGCTAGCGGAGGTGTAAGATCTATGGATGATATCCAACAACTTGAAGATATCGGAGTGAAAGGTGTGATCATTGGAAAAGCGCTTCATGAAGGCAAGCTTAACTTGAAAGAGATTCAAAGCTTTTGCAAATAA